The following proteins are co-located in the Pedobacter frigiditerrae genome:
- a CDS encoding pitrilysin family protein: protein MVDFNRFTLANGLKVLVHEDPTTPMAVLNILYDVGARDEEEGRTGFAHLFEHLMFGGSVNVPNYDEPLQRVGGENNAFTSNDITNYYITLPAENIETAFWLESDRMLSLAFSEKSLDTQRNVVMEEFKQRYLNQPYGDVWLKLRPLAYETHPYRWATIGQDLVQIETAKMEDVKAFFKKHYTPQNAILVVGGNVKTEDVKALAEKWFEPIPAGNKYNRNLPKEQPQTKARTLTINANVPLNAIYIAFKMPARLDKTYQIYDLLSDILSQGHSSRLYNSLLKEQKLFSDINAYMSSSLDEGLFIVEGKLIAGVEMDVAEKAIWAELEKISTSLVTDDELIKVKNKSESIMVFSEMSLLDKAMNLAYYELLGDAELLNIEIDKYLAITAEQIQEAAKTTFKKERSSTLYYLANA, encoded by the coding sequence ATGGTAGACTTTAATCGTTTTACACTAGCCAATGGTTTAAAAGTTTTGGTTCACGAAGATCCAACAACACCAATGGCAGTTCTAAATATTTTATATGATGTTGGTGCAAGAGATGAGGAGGAAGGAAGGACAGGTTTTGCGCATTTATTTGAGCACTTAATGTTTGGTGGCTCTGTAAATGTGCCAAATTACGATGAGCCTTTGCAACGTGTTGGTGGCGAGAACAATGCATTTACAAGTAACGACATCACCAACTATTACATCACATTGCCAGCGGAAAACATTGAGACTGCTTTTTGGTTAGAAAGCGACAGAATGTTGAGTTTAGCTTTTTCTGAAAAGAGTTTAGACACACAGCGTAACGTGGTAATGGAAGAGTTTAAGCAACGTTATCTTAATCAGCCTTATGGCGATGTTTGGTTAAAATTACGTCCTTTAGCTTACGAAACGCATCCTTATAGATGGGCAACTATTGGTCAGGATTTAGTGCAAATTGAGACTGCAAAGATGGAAGATGTGAAAGCGTTTTTCAAAAAACATTATACGCCACAAAATGCGATTTTGGTAGTAGGTGGCAATGTGAAAACTGAAGATGTTAAAGCACTTGCCGAAAAATGGTTTGAACCTATCCCAGCAGGAAATAAATACAACAGAAATTTACCTAAGGAACAGCCGCAAACTAAAGCAAGGACACTTACTATTAACGCAAACGTGCCTTTGAATGCCATTTATATTGCATTTAAAATGCCAGCTAGATTAGATAAAACTTATCAGATTTATGATTTATTATCGGATATTTTATCGCAAGGTCATTCATCTCGATTATACAATAGCTTATTGAAAGAACAGAAATTATTTAGCGATATTAATGCTTATATGTCTAGCAGTTTAGATGAAGGATTATTTATTGTTGAAGGTAAATTGATAGCAGGAGTGGAAATGGATGTTGCCGAAAAAGCGATTTGGGCAGAGTTAGAAAAGATTTCTACAAGTTTGGTAACAGATGATGAGTTGATTAAAGTTAAGAATAAGTCCGAATCGATCATGGTGTTTTCTGAGATGAGCTTGTTGGATAAAGCAATGAACTTGGCTTATTACGAATTGTTGGGTGATGCAGAATTGTTAAATATCGAAATCGATAAGTATTTGGCTATTACTGCTGAACAAATACAAGAAGCAGCAAAAACAACCTTTAAAAAAGAAAGATCTTCTACCTTATATTATTTAGCCAATGCTTAA
- a CDS encoding pitrilysin family protein, whose translation MLNRTIAPDFIQVNEINFIKPKAQQLDNGIKVFTVNAGQQELVRIEFIFQNVNYDQNKPLQAVSVNSLINNGTKKLSAKQIAEQVDYYGAYLQTDYGADHTSITLHSLNKHLVSVLPIIWSILNESIFPQEELDIFIQNQKQKLKVNLQKNDFLARKTFANTIFGETAYGSDISMEHYDDLKRNDLLTYFKAAFKPENCTIIAAGKFEAKEFDLLNHFFGKSWENHNPSTVNEFNYSPIVGNDVYIEKADAVQSAIRMGNLTINRKHEDFPKLQIMNTLLGGYFGSRLMANIREDKGYTYGIGSGIASLKDAGYFFIATEVGTEVCVSALEEIEKEINILKTELVAEEELGLVRNYMLGSMLGSLENAFSHADKFKNIYFSDLDYDYYTKYIQTVKTITPEEIIATANQYLDWNAMTKVVVGKK comes from the coding sequence ATGCTTAATCGTACCATAGCACCTGATTTTATACAGGTAAATGAAATCAATTTTATTAAACCAAAAGCCCAACAACTAGACAATGGGATTAAGGTTTTTACCGTAAATGCAGGTCAGCAAGAATTAGTTCGCATAGAATTTATCTTTCAGAATGTAAATTACGATCAGAATAAGCCTTTGCAAGCGGTTTCTGTAAATAGCCTAATTAATAACGGCACAAAAAAATTATCTGCCAAACAAATAGCAGAACAGGTTGATTATTATGGAGCATATTTGCAGACAGATTATGGAGCAGACCATACTTCGATAACTCTTCACAGTTTAAACAAACATTTGGTTTCTGTATTGCCTATCATTTGGTCTATTTTAAATGAAAGTATTTTTCCTCAAGAGGAGTTAGATATTTTTATTCAGAACCAAAAGCAGAAGTTAAAAGTAAACCTGCAAAAGAATGATTTCTTAGCACGTAAAACCTTTGCCAATACCATTTTTGGTGAAACAGCTTATGGTTCTGATATTTCAATGGAGCATTATGATGATTTAAAAAGAAATGATTTATTAACTTATTTCAAGGCAGCTTTTAAACCTGAAAATTGTACCATCATTGCTGCTGGTAAATTTGAGGCAAAAGAGTTCGATTTACTAAATCATTTCTTCGGTAAATCTTGGGAAAACCACAATCCGTCTACGGTTAATGAATTTAATTATTCCCCAATTGTAGGTAATGATGTTTATATAGAAAAAGCTGATGCAGTACAATCTGCTATCAGAATGGGTAATTTAACCATCAATAGGAAACACGAAGATTTTCCGAAACTGCAAATTATGAATACTTTGTTAGGTGGATATTTTGGTTCTCGTTTAATGGCAAATATTAGGGAAGATAAAGGCTATACTTACGGCATTGGTTCGGGCATTGCTTCTTTAAAAGATGCAGGTTATTTCTTTATCGCAACAGAAGTGGGGACAGAAGTTTGCGTGAGCGCTTTGGAAGAGATTGAAAAAGAGATTAATATTTTAAAGACAGAGTTGGTAGCAGAAGAAGAATTAGGCTTGGTTAGAAATTACATGCTCGGTTCTATGTTGGGCAGTTTAGAGAACGCTTTCTCTCATGCCGATAAATTCAAAAACATTTATTTCTCAGATCTAGATTACGATTATTATACCAAATACATTCAGACTGTAAAAACGATTACACCTGAAGAAATCATCGCGACTGCTAATCAGTATTTAGATTGGAACGCAATGACTAAAGTTGTTGTGGGTAAGAAGTAA
- a CDS encoding alpha-L-fucosidase encodes MKFQIAKHLKTCYLVFSLVFASNFLFAQTGDEEAMLNQAKLRDQEQIDKALNGWWKDSQKGKANRLAWWTDARFGMFIHWGIYSLPGGEWKGKKVDGYAEHLMRKEKISRAEYLDVAHQFNPVNFNANEWVKAAKTAGMKYFIITAKHHDGFALFDSKASGFTLAKQSPWKHDPLAELQEACKKQGIKFGFYYSHAFDWEHPDAPGNDWEYNNPGGDKLLFGGANWFDQHPELLPKAVKYVNEKAIPQILELIKNYHPDILWFDTPGKLPLSENIRILEAIRKADPNVVVNGRLARASNLNLGDYQNTADRPAEFFPVTGNWEAIPTTNESYGYSKFDKRHKTSAFLIQLLAKSASRGGNLLMNIGPKGDGAFDMADQKILTEIAKWMAVNNESIHGTTKTPLPLQPWGVSTQKGNKLYLHVFNWPSNGKLIIGGLKSDIAKAYLLTAPNKSLGFNRLNSSDLEISVPRKVADTASTVIILETKNPIKVDSVRLLSSASNTSNKLLAFDANLIGKGFKFGDGKPGRYYVDGFTKNDQEINWEFRLLQPTSFHVLLKYSADNQNAGDFEVIVDGKVFKKSSAKTAEKTDTVMEIDLADLSLVAGKHQIAIKPSHILKTGLIRLLEIDLSVN; translated from the coding sequence ATGAAATTTCAAATTGCCAAACACCTAAAAACTTGCTATCTGGTTTTTTCTCTTGTTTTTGCTTCCAATTTTTTGTTTGCGCAAACAGGCGATGAAGAAGCCATGCTTAATCAGGCCAAATTAAGAGATCAAGAACAAATTGATAAGGCTTTAAATGGTTGGTGGAAAGATTCTCAGAAAGGCAAGGCAAACAGATTAGCATGGTGGACGGATGCTCGATTTGGAATGTTTATCCATTGGGGTATTTATTCGTTGCCTGGAGGTGAGTGGAAGGGCAAAAAAGTAGATGGTTATGCCGAACATTTAATGAGGAAGGAAAAAATCTCTCGAGCCGAATACCTAGATGTAGCACATCAATTTAATCCTGTAAATTTTAATGCAAATGAATGGGTTAAAGCTGCTAAAACAGCTGGAATGAAATATTTCATTATTACTGCAAAACACCATGATGGCTTTGCCTTATTCGATTCTAAAGCATCAGGTTTTACGCTAGCTAAACAGAGTCCATGGAAGCATGATCCTTTGGCCGAATTACAAGAAGCTTGTAAAAAGCAAGGCATTAAGTTTGGTTTTTACTATTCTCATGCATTTGATTGGGAACATCCAGATGCCCCTGGAAACGATTGGGAATACAACAATCCAGGGGGAGATAAATTGCTATTTGGAGGTGCAAACTGGTTTGACCAACATCCAGAGTTGTTACCAAAGGCTGTTAAATATGTAAATGAGAAAGCTATTCCGCAGATTTTAGAATTGATCAAGAATTATCATCCAGATATTTTATGGTTCGATACACCAGGTAAATTGCCACTTTCAGAGAATATAAGAATTCTTGAAGCCATTCGAAAAGCCGATCCAAATGTGGTTGTAAACGGTAGATTGGCAAGGGCCTCCAATCTTAATTTAGGCGATTATCAAAATACAGCAGATCGCCCTGCAGAGTTTTTTCCTGTTACAGGGAATTGGGAGGCGATACCTACTACAAATGAATCATACGGTTATTCTAAATTTGATAAACGACATAAGACCAGTGCTTTTTTAATTCAATTACTAGCTAAATCAGCCTCTCGTGGTGGCAATTTGTTAATGAATATTGGTCCGAAAGGGGATGGTGCATTTGATATGGCCGACCAAAAAATACTGACTGAAATTGCTAAGTGGATGGCGGTTAACAATGAAAGTATACATGGTACAACGAAGACTCCATTGCCACTGCAGCCTTGGGGTGTATCAACACAAAAAGGGAATAAGCTTTACTTACATGTGTTTAATTGGCCAAGTAATGGCAAATTGATTATCGGTGGACTTAAAAGTGATATTGCAAAAGCTTATTTGTTAACTGCGCCAAATAAGTCATTAGGTTTTAATAGACTTAATTCAAGTGATTTAGAAATATCGGTTCCTAGAAAAGTTGCCGATACAGCTAGTACAGTAATTATTTTGGAGACAAAAAATCCAATTAAAGTTGATAGTGTTAGACTCTTATCTTCAGCAAGTAATACCTCAAATAAGCTATTGGCATTTGACGCTAACTTAATAGGCAAAGGTTTTAAGTTTGGAGATGGTAAACCCGGTAGGTATTATGTAGATGGATTTACAAAAAATGACCAAGAGATTAATTGGGAATTTAGATTATTGCAACCTACAAGCTTTCATGTTCTACTAAAATATAGCGCAGATAATCAGAATGCTGGAGATTTTGAAGTAATAGTTGATGGTAAGGTATTTAAAAAATCAAGTGCAAAAACAGCGGAGAAGACTGATACAGTCATGGAGATTGATTTAGCTGATCTATCCCTTGTAGCTGGAAAACATCAAATAGCGATTAAGCCAAGCCATATCTTAAAAACAGGATTAATAAGATTGTTAGAAATAGACCTGTCTGTTAATTAA
- a CDS encoding CofH family radical SAM protein, whose protein sequence is MNTAELLQRALKFDFLTKEEGVFLYHNAETAELAYVANELRKIQVPSGKVTWQIDRNVNTTNVCIANCKFCNFFRRPGHDESYITDIETYKVKIEETFRLGGDQLLLQGGHHPDLGLSFYANLFKELKELYPDLKLHALGPPEIAHVAKLEGISHTEVLRELKANGMDSLPGAGAEILNDRVRRLISKGKCGGQEWLDVMRAAHQLDITTSATMMFGHVETIEERFEHLVWIREVQSEKPEHAKGFLAFIPWPFQDDGTLLKRLRGISNNITGDEYVRMLALSRIMLPNVKNIQASWLTVGKAVAQMCLHAGANDFGSIMIEENVVSAAGAPHRFTANGIQTAIKEAGFEPQLRGQQYNYRDLPSQLEEQIITY, encoded by the coding sequence ATGAATACTGCCGAATTATTACAGAGGGCTTTAAAATTCGACTTTTTAACTAAAGAAGAAGGCGTTTTTTTATATCACAATGCAGAAACTGCAGAGCTGGCTTACGTTGCAAATGAGTTAAGGAAAATACAGGTACCGAGTGGAAAAGTAACTTGGCAAATTGACCGTAACGTAAACACTACTAATGTTTGCATTGCCAATTGTAAATTCTGTAATTTCTTTCGCAGGCCGGGTCACGATGAAAGTTACATCACGGATATTGAAACCTACAAAGTTAAAATTGAGGAGACTTTTCGCTTAGGCGGAGACCAACTTTTATTACAAGGTGGGCATCACCCAGATTTAGGCTTAAGTTTTTACGCAAACCTTTTCAAAGAATTAAAAGAATTATATCCAGATTTAAAGTTACACGCTTTAGGTCCGCCAGAAATTGCTCACGTTGCTAAACTAGAAGGAATTTCACATACTGAAGTTTTAAGGGAACTAAAAGCAAATGGTATGGATTCATTACCAGGTGCTGGAGCAGAAATATTAAATGACAGGGTTAGAAGATTAATTTCTAAAGGAAAATGTGGTGGGCAAGAATGGCTTGATGTGATGAGAGCTGCTCACCAGTTAGACATCACTACTTCGGCAACGATGATGTTTGGTCACGTAGAAACCATTGAAGAACGTTTTGAGCATTTGGTGTGGATTAGGGAAGTACAAAGTGAGAAACCTGAACACGCCAAAGGGTTTTTAGCATTTATTCCTTGGCCTTTTCAAGATGATGGCACTTTGCTTAAACGCTTAAGAGGAATTAGCAATAACATTACTGGTGATGAATATGTAAGAATGTTGGCGCTTAGCAGGATTATGCTGCCAAACGTTAAAAACATACAAGCAAGTTGGTTAACTGTTGGTAAAGCAGTTGCACAAATGTGTTTGCATGCTGGTGCTAATGACTTTGGCTCAATCATGATTGAGGAAAACGTAGTTTCTGCAGCAGGTGCACCACATCGCTTTACGGCAAATGGAATTCAGACAGCCATTAAAGAAGCAGGTTTTGAACCACAATTACGTGGACAGCAATATAACTACCGCGATTTGCCAAGCCAACTAGAAGAACAAATTATTACTTATTAG
- a CDS encoding GNAT family N-acetyltransferase, giving the protein MNNLTENPAYTYKINPDLNSIDWDYVISLFYKIEWKHRKAEEIALAFKNSTTTIFVFEGEKIIAFGRVVGDGRYYAMLADIVVDPDFQGQGLGKYLVTTLNNQLENYHFVNLSAAPGADAFYKSMGWKKQTTAFIWPQGPKQLRQHCEQDEPLT; this is encoded by the coding sequence ATGAACAACCTAACAGAAAACCCAGCATACACTTATAAAATTAACCCAGATTTAAATAGCATAGATTGGGATTATGTCATTTCTTTATTCTATAAAATAGAATGGAAACATCGCAAAGCGGAAGAAATAGCTCTAGCTTTTAAAAATAGTACCACTACCATTTTTGTGTTTGAAGGAGAGAAAATCATCGCCTTTGGCAGAGTAGTTGGTGATGGTAGATATTACGCCATGTTAGCGGATATTGTTGTAGATCCAGATTTCCAAGGACAAGGTTTGGGCAAGTACTTGGTAACTACTTTAAACAATCAATTAGAAAATTATCACTTTGTAAATTTAAGCGCAGCGCCTGGAGCAGATGCTTTTTATAAAAGTATGGGTTGGAAAAAACAAACTACTGCATTTATTTGGCCACAAGGTCCTAAGCAGTTAAGGCAGCATTGCGAACAGGATGAGCCTTTAACTTAA